One segment of Enterobacter ludwigii DNA contains the following:
- a CDS encoding nucleoside-specific channel-forming protein Tsx: MKKTLLAAGAVLALSSTFTVNAAENDKPQYLSDWWHQSVNVVGSYHTRFGPQIRNDTYLEYEAFAKKDWFDFYGYMDAPVFFGGNTDAKGIWNHGSPLFMEIEPRFSIDKLTGTSLAFGPFKEWYFANNYIYDMGRNASGRQSTWYMGLGTDIDTGLPMSLSLNVYAKYQWQNYGAANENEWDGYRFKVKYFVPITQLWGGNLSYIGFTNFDWGSDLGDNDFRDLNGKKARTNDSIASSHILALNYDHWHYSVVARYWHNGGQWNDDASLNFGNGDFSVRSTGWGGYLVVGYNF, translated from the coding sequence ATGAAAAAAACATTACTCGCGGCTGGCGCCGTGCTGGCACTCTCCTCCACTTTCACTGTTAACGCAGCGGAAAACGATAAACCACAATACCTCTCCGACTGGTGGCACCAGAGCGTTAACGTGGTCGGCAGCTATCACACCCGTTTCGGACCACAGATCCGCAACGATACCTACCTGGAGTACGAAGCCTTCGCCAAGAAAGACTGGTTCGATTTCTACGGCTATATGGATGCACCGGTCTTCTTCGGCGGTAACACCGATGCGAAAGGTATCTGGAACCACGGTTCCCCCCTGTTCATGGAGATCGAACCCCGCTTCTCCATTGATAAGCTGACGGGCACCAGCCTGGCGTTTGGTCCATTCAAAGAGTGGTACTTCGCGAACAACTACATCTACGACATGGGCCGTAACGCGTCCGGTCGTCAGAGCACCTGGTATATGGGTCTGGGTACCGACATCGATACCGGTCTGCCAATGAGCCTGTCCCTGAACGTCTATGCGAAATACCAGTGGCAGAACTACGGTGCCGCGAACGAAAACGAGTGGGATGGCTACCGTTTCAAAGTGAAATACTTTGTGCCAATTACCCAGCTGTGGGGCGGTAACCTGAGCTATATCGGTTTCACCAACTTTGACTGGGGTTCAGACCTGGGCGACAACGACTTCCGTGATCTGAACGGTAAGAAAGCGCGTACCAACGACTCCATCGCCTCCAGCCACATCCTGGCGCTGAACTACGATCACTGGCATTACTCCGTTGTTGCGCGTTACTGGCACAACGGCGGTCAGTGGAACGATGAC